The Sporomusa termitida genome has a window encoding:
- a CDS encoding branched-chain amino acid ABC transporter permease, which yields MDTLLNPYYLQILMFVLINAMLGISIYLTLATGQLSLGNAGFMSVGAYTSALLTLKLGLPVYLAIPAGGLAACLMAAVIGIPATRLQGIYLAIATLGFGEVVRVIILNLKLTNGALGLAGIPSLGVLIGKQLSALGYSQGLAGFSLQQLSNLSVIAILAAILAFIVFFAVRLRTSRIGRAFAAIKADEHAAEVSGVNTTNYKLLAFFLGAFVAGIAGGLAAHITFYIGPKDFSYHRAVEILLFAVFGGSNVVWGPLLGSVILTTLPEVLRSAADYRAMIYGGILVVMMIFRPQGLISEETIRYWQSRLKSSTTNEQPEPTRRSAG from the coding sequence ATGGATACCCTCTTAAATCCCTACTATCTCCAGATTCTGATGTTTGTTCTGATTAACGCCATGTTAGGTATCAGTATTTATTTAACCCTGGCGACAGGACAGTTATCACTGGGGAATGCCGGTTTTATGAGCGTAGGCGCCTATACCTCCGCCCTATTGACACTAAAACTCGGGCTGCCCGTATATCTGGCCATACCGGCCGGCGGCTTGGCGGCCTGCCTGATGGCGGCAGTAATCGGCATTCCGGCTACCAGGCTGCAGGGAATATACCTGGCGATTGCCACCCTCGGTTTTGGGGAGGTTGTCCGCGTCATCATTCTCAACCTGAAACTTACGAACGGGGCTTTAGGCCTTGCCGGCATCCCCTCCTTAGGTGTGCTGATCGGCAAACAGCTCTCGGCCCTCGGGTATAGCCAGGGCTTGGCCGGCTTCAGCCTGCAGCAGCTCAGCAATTTATCTGTCATCGCCATTTTGGCGGCGATCCTGGCTTTTATCGTTTTCTTTGCCGTCCGGCTGCGCACTTCCAGAATCGGCCGGGCCTTTGCCGCCATTAAGGCTGATGAGCATGCGGCGGAAGTGTCAGGTGTAAATACCACCAATTACAAGCTGCTGGCTTTTTTTCTCGGGGCTTTTGTGGCCGGGATCGCCGGCGGGTTAGCCGCCCATATTACTTTTTACATTGGACCCAAGGATTTTTCCTACCATCGGGCCGTTGAAATCCTGCTCTTTGCCGTGTTCGGCGGCAGTAATGTGGTGTGGGGACCGCTGCTGGGCTCGGTCATACTGACAACCCTGCCGGAAGTGCTGCGGTCGGCTGCCGACTACCGGGCCATGATTTATGGCGGTATTCTTGTTGTCATGATGATCTTCCGCCCCCAGGGACTGATCAGCGAGGAAACCATCCGGTATTGGCAGTCCAGGCTTAAGAGTTCGACCACGAACGAACAGCCGGAACCTACAAGGAGGTCAGCAGGATGA
- a CDS encoding ABC transporter substrate-binding protein, with protein sequence MFNVRSSIKKWSSATLALVFAASVTGCGGSQPAAPASPEAGAPAKIGVVSYLTGGGAAYGEAIKQGLELARDEINTQGKVKIELIFEDSKGDKNEAINATNKLIHKDNVIGIIGPTLSGEMFAVGPIATQAGVSIMGTSTTAEGITDIGDYVFRNALPESLAIPHAVKKAQEKLGLKKVAVMYSNNNDWAVSGFKTFEQAIKDNGLETVAVETFADKDTDFSAQLTKIATLKPDAIMIAGLYQEAALILKKAREVGITVPIVGNNGFNSPQLIKAGGAAAEGVVVASPWFPGKNDEKVKQFVAAYQAKYNKEPDQFAAQAYDALYIMAAGLEKAGTTTDRKKLRDSLANVKDFPGVTGKFAFDAKRNPAMDVTILVVKDGQFTELK encoded by the coding sequence ATGTTTAATGTGCGCAGTAGTATCAAAAAGTGGTCCTCAGCTACCCTGGCCCTGGTATTTGCCGCTTCAGTCACCGGCTGCGGCGGCAGCCAGCCGGCAGCCCCGGCCAGCCCGGAAGCAGGCGCCCCGGCCAAAATCGGGGTAGTATCGTATCTTACCGGTGGCGGCGCTGCTTATGGCGAAGCGATTAAACAGGGCCTGGAGCTGGCCCGGGACGAAATCAACACCCAGGGCAAAGTCAAAATCGAGCTCATTTTTGAAGACTCTAAAGGGGATAAAAATGAAGCCATTAATGCCACCAATAAACTCATTCATAAAGACAATGTAATCGGCATTATCGGTCCGACCCTGAGTGGGGAAATGTTTGCCGTGGGTCCGATTGCCACTCAGGCCGGGGTATCGATTATGGGTACTTCGACCACCGCTGAGGGGATAACAGATATCGGCGACTATGTCTTCCGCAATGCCTTACCGGAGTCCCTGGCCATTCCCCATGCGGTAAAAAAGGCCCAGGAAAAACTCGGCTTAAAAAAAGTGGCCGTCATGTATTCAAACAACAATGACTGGGCCGTATCCGGCTTTAAAACCTTTGAGCAGGCGATAAAAGACAATGGCCTGGAAACCGTTGCTGTTGAAACCTTTGCTGATAAAGACACTGATTTTTCTGCTCAGCTAACCAAGATTGCCACCCTTAAACCAGATGCGATTATGATTGCCGGCTTATATCAGGAAGCGGCACTCATCTTGAAAAAGGCCAGGGAGGTCGGCATTACCGTGCCGATTGTCGGCAATAACGGTTTCAATTCCCCCCAATTGATTAAAGCCGGCGGCGCGGCGGCGGAAGGGGTTGTTGTGGCCAGCCCCTGGTTCCCGGGCAAAAACGATGAAAAAGTTAAGCAATTCGTGGCTGCCTACCAAGCAAAATATAACAAAGAACCTGACCAGTTTGCCGCTCAGGCTTATGATGCCTTATATATTATGGCCGCTGGGTTGGAAAAAGCCGGCACCACAACCGACCGGAAAAAGCTCAGGGACAGCCTGGCCAACGTCAAAGATTTCCCTGGTGTTACCGGCAAATTTGCTTTTGATGCCAAACGCAACCCGGCAATGGATGTTACCATCCTCGTCGTCAAAGACGGCCAGTTCACAGAATTAAAATAA
- a CDS encoding ABC transporter ATP-binding protein — protein MLEISQLIAGYGNIKALKTVNLSVPKGTIVSLIGANGAGKTTTMKAIMGMVQPAAGQISFQGHNITGLAVHKVVNRGISLVPEGRSILAQMTVLENLEMGAYQRTDNAVQHDLEKVFARFPILAERRQQPGGTLSGGQQQMLAIGRALMARPKLLLLDEPSMGLAPLVVADIFKVIREINAEGTTILLVEQNVRQAIKIAHYAYVMETGRIVLHGPAAEIANDPRVMEAYLGGRKVC, from the coding sequence ATGCTTGAGATTTCACAATTAATTGCCGGTTATGGAAATATCAAAGCACTAAAGACCGTCAACCTTTCGGTCCCCAAAGGTACCATTGTCTCCCTGATTGGCGCCAATGGGGCCGGCAAGACAACAACAATGAAAGCAATTATGGGCATGGTTCAGCCGGCGGCAGGCCAAATCTCCTTTCAGGGGCATAACATTACCGGCCTGGCTGTGCATAAGGTAGTCAATAGGGGGATATCACTCGTGCCTGAAGGCCGCAGCATATTAGCGCAAATGACGGTGCTGGAGAATTTGGAGATGGGGGCTTATCAGCGTACAGACAACGCTGTCCAGCATGATCTGGAAAAAGTTTTTGCCCGCTTTCCGATATTGGCGGAACGCCGGCAGCAGCCGGGAGGAACTTTGTCCGGTGGTCAGCAGCAAATGCTGGCCATTGGCCGGGCCTTAATGGCCCGGCCAAAGCTGCTGCTCCTGGATGAGCCTTCCATGGGCTTAGCCCCGCTGGTAGTTGCTGATATATTTAAAGTAATCCGGGAAATTAATGCCGAAGGCACAACCATCCTGCTGGTTGAGCAAAACGTCCGCCAGGCAATCAAGATTGCTCATTATGCATATGTCATGGAAACAGGCCGGATCGTTCTCCACGGCCCAGCCGCTGAGATTGCTAATGATCCCAGAGTAATGGAAGCATATTTGGGCGGCCGAAAAGTTTGCTAG
- a CDS encoding ABC transporter ATP-binding protein, with protein sequence MILALEKISKNFGGLAALSNISFHVNKSEILGVIGPNGAGKTTLFNLITGVLPPSEGQIVYRDKAIVGLKPHKIAKLGISRTFQNIRLFGQMTALENVMVGAHCRTHAGLWQGLWQTRTQQQEEKTIKGQARTLLELTGIGDQADTLAGALSYGKQRRLEIARALASDPELLLLDEPAAGMNESETDDLRLLIAQIQQLGKAVILIEHDMHLMMNVCERFVVLNFGRKIAEGSPASIQENPQVIEAYLGKEDMGDA encoded by the coding sequence ATGATCCTGGCACTGGAAAAAATCAGCAAAAACTTTGGGGGTCTGGCGGCGTTATCTAATATCAGCTTTCATGTCAATAAGAGTGAAATCCTCGGGGTAATCGGCCCTAACGGCGCCGGCAAGACCACTCTTTTCAACCTGATTACCGGCGTATTGCCGCCTAGTGAAGGCCAGATTGTTTACCGGGATAAAGCCATCGTCGGTTTAAAGCCCCATAAGATTGCAAAACTGGGGATTTCCCGGACCTTTCAGAATATCCGCCTGTTCGGTCAGATGACCGCGCTGGAGAATGTTATGGTTGGCGCTCACTGCCGTACGCACGCCGGCCTTTGGCAAGGCTTATGGCAGACCAGAACCCAGCAGCAGGAAGAAAAAACCATTAAGGGCCAAGCCCGCACCCTGCTGGAACTAACAGGCATCGGCGATCAAGCAGATACCCTGGCCGGCGCTCTCTCTTATGGTAAACAACGGCGTCTTGAAATTGCCCGGGCCCTGGCCTCTGATCCTGAATTGCTATTGTTGGATGAGCCTGCCGCCGGCATGAATGAGAGTGAAACAGACGACTTGCGCTTACTGATTGCCCAAATACAGCAACTGGGCAAGGCAGTAATCCTGATTGAACATGACATGCACCTGATGATGAACGTATGCGAGCGTTTTGTCGTGTTAAATTTTGGCCGGAAGATTGCCGAAGGCTCCCCGGCCAGCATCCAGGAGAATCCCCAGGTGATTGAGGCCTATCTGGGCAAGGAGGATATGGGCGATGCTTGA
- a CDS encoding branched-chain amino acid ABC transporter permease, with protein sequence MFLQQVVNGLTLGSTYAVIALGYTLIFGVLNIVNMAHGEIFMIGAFVGLMLVTKFNFGIVGALAGAMIIGAVLGYLLERVALRPLRRKEVSHLAPLISTIGVSIFLESVALKVFGPQAQSFPTMYAGQLLDLGIFKISFIQLIILAISFGLMFVLRFWLAKTKAGKSIRATAENIETAGLLGVDTRRVIVMTVMLASGLGAVAGVLVGLAFNAVEPTMGITMGFKGLAVLILGGLGNITGAMVGGLLLGIAEVFSVAYGDSSYRDAVAFGLIMILLFVRPQGLFGGSTPQGGR encoded by the coding sequence GTGTTCTTGCAGCAAGTGGTCAACGGCCTCACTTTAGGTAGTACCTATGCAGTCATTGCCTTAGGCTATACTTTAATCTTCGGCGTATTAAACATTGTGAATATGGCTCATGGCGAAATATTCATGATCGGGGCTTTTGTCGGCTTGATGCTTGTCACAAAGTTCAATTTCGGTATTGTTGGCGCCCTGGCCGGGGCAATGATTATCGGGGCAGTGCTTGGTTACCTGTTGGAACGGGTAGCCTTGCGGCCTCTGCGCCGCAAGGAAGTCTCCCATCTGGCGCCGCTGATCAGTACGATTGGGGTATCTATTTTTCTGGAAAGTGTCGCCCTTAAGGTATTTGGACCGCAGGCCCAGTCTTTTCCGACAATGTATGCGGGCCAGCTGCTGGATCTGGGAATATTTAAAATTTCATTTATCCAGCTTATTATTCTGGCTATCTCCTTCGGTCTCATGTTCGTGCTGCGCTTTTGGCTGGCCAAAACCAAAGCCGGCAAATCAATCCGGGCTACGGCCGAAAATATTGAAACAGCAGGTCTCTTAGGCGTTGACACCCGCCGGGTCATTGTCATGACGGTTATGCTGGCTTCCGGGCTCGGGGCCGTAGCCGGTGTCCTTGTCGGGCTGGCCTTTAATGCCGTCGAACCGACCATGGGCATTACTATGGGTTTTAAAGGCTTAGCGGTATTAATACTGGGTGGTCTTGGCAACATAACCGGCGCCATGGTTGGCGGCTTACTCTTAGGTATTGCGGAGGTATTTAGTGTCGCCTACGGTGATTCCTCCTACCGCGATGCCGTCGCCTTCGGCTTAATTATGATCTTATTATTTGTGCGCCCCCAGGGTCTGTTTGGCGGCAGCACGCCCCAGGGAGGGCGGTAA
- the dapA gene encoding 4-hydroxy-tetrahydrodipicolinate synthase yields the protein MKKPLFTGSGVAIVTPFTHNGIDYQAFTELIEFQIKGGSDAIIICGTTGEASTMPDDEHIAAIKFAVNAINKRVPVIAGTGSNDTRHAIELSKAAEAVGADGLLSVTPYYNKATQKGLYGHFKLIADSVSIPLILYNVPGRTNLNLNPETIKALAAIDNIIAVKECNLGQVGDVVNLCGEDFTVYSGDDNMVLPVLSLGGKGVISVMANIIPRDTHDMVMKFIQGDVAGAIKLQLQTLNLIKALFSEVNPIPIKAAVNLLGYKAGQCRMPLTEISEDNLELLRSEMKAYGLI from the coding sequence ATGAAAAAACCATTATTTACCGGCTCCGGCGTAGCTATTGTAACTCCCTTTACACACAATGGCATTGACTATCAGGCGTTCACAGAGCTGATTGAGTTTCAGATTAAAGGCGGGTCAGATGCCATTATCATCTGCGGCACTACCGGCGAAGCCTCCACAATGCCGGATGACGAGCATATTGCCGCGATTAAATTTGCGGTAAACGCAATTAACAAACGGGTACCGGTTATTGCCGGTACCGGCAGCAATGATACCCGGCATGCCATCGAATTATCGAAAGCAGCGGAAGCAGTTGGGGCTGACGGGTTATTATCGGTTACGCCATATTATAATAAAGCTACACAAAAGGGCTTGTACGGGCATTTTAAGCTTATTGCCGACAGTGTCAGCATACCGTTAATCCTGTACAATGTACCCGGTAGAACCAATTTAAATCTGAATCCGGAGACGATAAAAGCATTGGCAGCAATAGACAATATTATTGCCGTTAAAGAGTGTAACCTGGGTCAGGTCGGCGATGTGGTAAATCTGTGCGGTGAGGATTTTACCGTATATTCCGGTGATGATAACATGGTCTTGCCGGTATTGTCACTCGGTGGTAAGGGGGTTATCTCGGTTATGGCCAACATCATCCCCCGGGATACTCACGATATGGTGATGAAATTCATCCAGGGAGATGTTGCCGGTGCCATCAAACTGCAACTGCAGACCCTTAATCTTATCAAAGCATTATTTAGCGAGGTAAACCCGATTCCGATTAAAGCCGCTGTTAACCTGCTGGGGTATAAGGCCGGTCAATGCCGGATGCCGTTAACCGAAATCAGTGAGGACAATCTTGAGCTTCTCCGGTCTGAAATGAAGGCTTACGGGCTGATTTAA
- a CDS encoding 4-hydroxy-tetrahydrodipicolinate reductase, translating into MGKIRIGIFGFGKTGKVVANEFLQDSLFTLVWVVRKGDTDHQKYASRLLGHEFDAGEIFSADDIDDSFFRERPVDALVDFSDSTGVYLYAKAAQAGIPIISAISQYEQEELEILKSYAEFAPVLYSPNITLGINVLMVAAQILQKIAPHADIEIVEEHFKGKKEVSGTAKRIANVLSLNVEEHLNSIRVGGIVGRHEIIFGMPNQTIRLSHESISRAAFGQGAIFAVNFLIGKSPGMYTMETIIAEMFRQNIPVY; encoded by the coding sequence ATGGGGAAAATCAGGATTGGTATTTTCGGTTTTGGGAAAACAGGTAAAGTTGTTGCTAATGAATTTTTGCAGGACAGCTTATTTACTCTGGTTTGGGTAGTTCGCAAAGGTGATACTGATCATCAAAAATATGCCAGCCGTTTGTTGGGGCATGAGTTTGATGCAGGGGAAATATTCTCTGCTGATGACATTGATGATAGTTTTTTTAGAGAGAGGCCGGTAGATGCTTTGGTAGATTTTTCGGACTCGACGGGTGTATATTTGTACGCAAAAGCAGCGCAGGCGGGAATACCCATTATTTCCGCCATTTCCCAATATGAACAGGAAGAACTGGAAATACTGAAATCCTATGCAGAGTTTGCGCCTGTACTTTATTCTCCTAATATTACGTTAGGGATTAACGTATTGATGGTTGCGGCGCAGATTTTGCAAAAAATAGCGCCCCATGCCGACATTGAGATCGTTGAGGAGCATTTTAAAGGGAAAAAAGAGGTATCGGGAACCGCGAAAAGAATTGCCAATGTGCTTAGCCTTAATGTGGAGGAGCATTTGAATTCTATCCGCGTCGGCGGCATTGTTGGCCGCCATGAAATCATCTTTGGCATGCCGAACCAGACGATCCGGCTGTCCCATGAAAGCATCAGCAGGGCCGCTTTTGGCCAGGGTGCTATTTTTGCAGTAAATTTTCTGATCGGCAAGTCGCCGGGAATGTATACGATGGAAACGATCATTGCCGAGATGTTCAGGCAGAATATCCCTGTATATTAG